Proteins found in one Candidatus Cybelea sp. genomic segment:
- a CDS encoding response regulator transcription factor, protein MNARIAVIDDEPHIRELLSLALGHHSYTVRCAADGAAGLQLVREWAPDLIVLDVMMPKASGIELLPMLRRITDAPVVMLSARGEVEDKVEGLAHGADDYLSKPFEISELIAHVEAKLRRPHLESRSVLEYEGLSVDLGEHVVERDGRRLDLSPLEYALLVTLLQRPRRVFTREELLDAVWSEADVGTGAVERYISYLRGKVDEGFDRPLIQTVRGAGYTLRA, encoded by the coding sequence GTGAACGCACGTATCGCCGTCATCGATGACGAGCCGCACATCCGCGAACTGCTCTCGCTGGCGCTCGGCCACCACAGCTACACGGTTCGCTGTGCCGCCGACGGTGCCGCCGGGCTCCAGCTCGTGCGCGAATGGGCGCCCGACCTGATCGTGCTCGACGTCATGATGCCCAAGGCCAGCGGAATCGAGTTGCTGCCGATGCTTCGGCGTATCACCGATGCTCCGGTCGTCATGCTAAGCGCGCGCGGCGAAGTCGAAGATAAGGTCGAGGGGCTCGCGCACGGCGCGGACGACTATTTGAGCAAGCCGTTCGAAATCTCGGAACTGATCGCGCACGTCGAAGCGAAGCTGCGGCGCCCGCATCTCGAGTCGCGTTCGGTTTTGGAATATGAAGGACTGAGCGTCGACCTCGGCGAGCACGTCGTCGAGCGGGATGGACGCCGGCTCGACCTGTCGCCGCTGGAGTACGCGCTGCTCGTTACGCTCCTGCAGCGGCCGCGACGCGTCTTTACGCGTGAGGAGCTGCTCGACGCCGTTTGGAGCGAGGCCGACGTCGGCACCGGAGCGGTCGAGCGATACATTTCCTATTTGCGCGGCAAGGTCGACGAGGGTTTTGACCGTCCGCTGATCCAGACGGTTCGCGGAGCGGGGTACACACTGCGTGCCTGA
- a CDS encoding efflux RND transporter periplasmic adaptor subunit, whose product MMSSITIPRPNGLGGLSGAIARLPRWLLPAAGVLLAGLALWAVLHSRSHAQMITAPVVTQTLVQSITASGTVNPQNLISVGTQVSGTIASIDADYNTKVEQGQVLARLDTSTLAAQLDQARAAVAQAQAQVSAAAGSASSAASGIAVANANDAAEAAAMASAKANVGKTQAALTLAQKTESRDAALLAQGYVAQSAVDADRAGVAQDQSDVAAAQAAVAQAQAQVMAGAATVNEQSSTANGQAASVQAAQANVLAAQAVVRQDELNLQHAVITSPVDGTVVARDVSVGQTVAASLQTPTLFSIAQNLAKMEVDINVGEPDIGGVKARDQVNFSVLAYPNKTFHGTVAQVRINPQTLNNVVTYDVVVYAGNTGGELLPGMTANATIAVANAPDALTVPVGALHTAATGSSTPWGSVSGSATSGVSAGSAATLTVDRAGRPTPIHVKVALSNGTLAAVLPLGTDTLADGDRVVTGWATNQRGPRTGSSSPMGGSPVRSAVRGIH is encoded by the coding sequence ATGATGTCGTCAATCACGATTCCTCGCCCCAACGGCCTCGGAGGACTCTCCGGCGCCATCGCACGGCTGCCGCGTTGGCTCCTGCCGGCGGCGGGCGTGCTGCTCGCCGGGCTCGCGCTTTGGGCCGTTCTGCATTCCCGCTCGCACGCGCAAATGATCACCGCGCCCGTCGTGACGCAGACCCTCGTCCAATCGATAACCGCTTCCGGCACCGTCAATCCGCAGAACCTCATTTCGGTCGGTACACAGGTATCCGGGACGATCGCTTCGATCGACGCCGACTACAACACGAAGGTCGAGCAAGGACAAGTGCTGGCGCGTCTCGACACGAGCACCCTTGCGGCGCAGCTCGATCAAGCGCGCGCCGCCGTCGCGCAAGCGCAGGCTCAAGTCTCTGCGGCCGCCGGCAGTGCCAGCAGCGCTGCTTCCGGTATTGCGGTCGCAAACGCAAACGACGCGGCCGAAGCCGCCGCGATGGCGTCGGCGAAGGCAAACGTCGGCAAAACCCAAGCGGCGCTGACGCTCGCCCAGAAAACCGAAAGCCGTGACGCCGCGCTGCTCGCGCAGGGATACGTCGCACAGAGTGCAGTCGATGCCGATCGCGCCGGCGTCGCGCAGGATCAGAGTGACGTCGCCGCAGCGCAGGCCGCGGTCGCGCAGGCGCAGGCGCAAGTGATGGCCGGCGCCGCAACGGTCAACGAACAGTCGTCGACGGCGAACGGTCAAGCCGCGAGCGTCCAGGCCGCGCAGGCAAACGTGCTCGCGGCCCAAGCGGTCGTGCGGCAAGACGAGCTCAACCTGCAGCACGCGGTCATTACCTCGCCGGTCGACGGAACCGTCGTCGCCCGCGACGTGTCGGTCGGTCAGACCGTCGCCGCGTCCCTGCAGACGCCGACACTCTTTTCGATCGCGCAGAACCTGGCGAAAATGGAAGTCGATATCAACGTTGGCGAACCTGATATCGGGGGAGTCAAGGCTCGAGACCAGGTGAACTTTTCGGTCCTTGCCTACCCGAACAAAACCTTCCACGGTACGGTCGCTCAGGTTCGCATCAACCCGCAGACGCTCAACAACGTCGTCACCTACGACGTCGTGGTCTACGCAGGTAATACCGGCGGAGAACTGCTGCCCGGCATGACCGCAAATGCGACGATTGCTGTCGCGAACGCACCCGACGCACTGACCGTGCCGGTAGGCGCGCTGCACACCGCGGCGACAGGATCGTCCACGCCGTGGGGAAGCGTCAGCGGCTCGGCTACGAGCGGTGTCTCGGCCGGCTCCGCCGCAACGCTCACGGTCGATCGTGCCGGCAGACCGACGCCCATTCACGTGAAAGTCGCGTTGAGCAATGGAACGCTCGCGGCGGTGCTGCCGCTCGGCACGGATACGCTCGCCGACGGCGATCGGGTCGTCACCGGCTGGGCGACAAACCAGCGCGGCCCGCGGACCGGCAGCAGTTCCCCGATGGGCGGCTCACCGGTGCGCAGCGCGGTGCGAGGGATACACTGA
- a CDS encoding ABC transporter permease, with protein sequence MTLQATLALALAALVRNKARSMLTMLGIVIGVAAVIVTVAIGAGARTSVQQSINSLGSNLIVVQPGSVTQTGARTGFGGASTLTPADGLALAKLPGVAAVSPTASVRTQVVAGENNWQTTIAGVAPSYTFIRSWPLADGRFISESDVASAAKVAVLGQSVVGQLFPQGGSPIGQTVIIKGAPFTVIGTLAALGQSGLGQDQDDTVLIPYTSAMERLTGLTTVNSLMVSAASAADIDSVQQSVTQLLERRHRIVPPLTDDFQVRNLQSIAQAASQTGTVMELLLAGVAAVSLIVGGIGIMNIMLVSVTERTREIGLRMSVGARGATILRQFLTESIVLSTIGGIIGIVAGVIGALGVGLLTQWPMTIPPQWILASVAFSAMVGIFFGYYPARQAAQLNPIEALRFE encoded by the coding sequence ATGACACTCCAAGCCACCCTCGCGCTCGCTCTAGCAGCGCTGGTTCGCAATAAAGCGAGATCGATGCTCACGATGCTCGGCATCGTCATCGGCGTCGCCGCGGTGATCGTCACGGTCGCAATCGGCGCCGGCGCGCGCACCTCGGTGCAGCAGAGCATCAATAGCCTCGGCTCGAATCTCATCGTCGTGCAGCCCGGAAGCGTCACGCAAACCGGTGCGCGCACCGGTTTCGGCGGCGCATCGACGCTGACGCCCGCCGACGGGCTGGCCCTGGCCAAACTGCCGGGCGTCGCCGCAGTCTCGCCGACGGCTTCGGTGCGCACGCAGGTCGTGGCCGGTGAGAACAACTGGCAAACGACGATCGCCGGCGTCGCGCCGTCGTATACCTTCATTCGCTCGTGGCCGCTGGCCGACGGCCGCTTTATCAGCGAGAGCGACGTCGCGTCGGCGGCCAAGGTCGCGGTGCTCGGGCAGAGCGTCGTTGGGCAGCTCTTTCCGCAGGGCGGCTCGCCGATCGGCCAAACCGTCATCATTAAGGGCGCACCGTTTACCGTCATCGGCACGTTGGCGGCGCTGGGCCAGAGCGGCCTTGGGCAAGACCAGGACGACACCGTCCTGATTCCCTATACTTCCGCGATGGAACGGCTGACGGGGCTCACCACCGTCAACTCGCTGATGGTCTCGGCCGCGAGTGCCGCGGACATCGACTCGGTGCAGCAAAGCGTAACGCAGCTGCTGGAACGGCGCCATCGGATCGTGCCGCCGCTGACCGATGACTTTCAGGTGCGCAATCTGCAGTCGATCGCGCAGGCCGCATCGCAGACGGGGACGGTGATGGAGCTGCTGCTGGCGGGCGTCGCGGCGGTGTCGCTGATCGTCGGCGGAATCGGCATCATGAACATCATGCTCGTCTCGGTAACGGAGCGCACGCGCGAAATCGGCCTGCGCATGTCGGTCGGCGCCCGAGGTGCGACGATCCTGCGGCAGTTCTTGACCGAATCGATCGTCCTCTCGACCATCGGCGGCATCATCGGAATCGTCGCCGGCGTGATCGGCGCACTCGGCGTCGGGCTGTTGACCCAGTGGCCGATGACGATTCCGCCGCAGTGGATCCTTGCATCGGTAGCCTTCTCGGCCATGGTCGGCATCTTCTTCGGCTATTATCCTGCACGGCAGGCGGCACAGCTCAACCCGATCGAGGCCCTGCGATTCGAGTGA
- a CDS encoding HAMP domain-containing sensor histidine kinase: MPELFSPFASRLTRGYVVQAVALIVLVVATTSLLAFLLYAGSLNESIGSAAQRATLRAAAYERKNEALPAYAPALAEEIGGSRVRVLVYDGGHHLLAQGGGRTPEPGRLSRAAAGLLGLHGSVVDVSGGTVVIAPDLGGFTHLLERYFAFVLPVGGLAVLAAWLIGRTIARRAVAPLEDVAAALRRIAGGDFTPEPLRFQESDLRALTAAYNDVAHRLTTATAQRERNEAQMRQFVADAGHELRTPLTIIMGYLEVLQQGVVSDPQSVARIEETMLAESRRMRLSIDKLILLARLERPAAPRTEHVDLGALARRAADELGPLAGPGRIVVIAPPRAAIVAADEAELYEAIKNVVENAVRYAPAAPIAVEVTGNADRVDLRVSDRGPGMNEQDVEHAFDRFYRGNARSSGEGSGLGLAIAKRAVERIGGSIAIESAVDAGTRVSMSFPLG, from the coding sequence GTGCCTGAGCTCTTCTCGCCGTTTGCCTCGCGTCTCACGCGCGGCTACGTCGTACAGGCCGTCGCTTTGATCGTCTTGGTCGTGGCGACGACGAGCCTGCTGGCGTTCTTGCTGTACGCCGGGTCGTTGAATGAATCGATCGGCTCGGCGGCGCAGCGGGCAACGCTTCGCGCGGCAGCGTACGAGCGCAAAAACGAAGCTTTGCCGGCGTACGCGCCGGCGCTCGCGGAGGAAATCGGCGGTTCTCGCGTACGCGTGCTGGTGTACGATGGCGGACATCATCTCCTCGCGCAAGGCGGTGGGCGAACGCCCGAACCGGGGCGCTTGAGCCGCGCGGCCGCGGGGCTTCTCGGCCTGCATGGATCCGTGGTCGACGTCTCCGGCGGAACGGTCGTCATCGCGCCCGATCTCGGCGGATTCACGCACCTGCTCGAACGTTACTTCGCATTCGTTCTGCCGGTCGGCGGCCTGGCCGTCCTGGCGGCATGGCTGATTGGTCGTACGATCGCGCGCCGGGCGGTCGCGCCGCTCGAGGACGTCGCCGCGGCTTTGCGGCGCATCGCCGGCGGTGACTTCACACCCGAACCCTTACGCTTCCAGGAGAGCGATCTGCGCGCGCTTACCGCTGCATACAACGACGTCGCGCATCGGCTCACTACCGCGACTGCGCAGCGCGAGCGCAACGAGGCGCAGATGCGTCAGTTCGTCGCCGACGCCGGCCACGAGCTGCGAACGCCGCTCACGATCATCATGGGATATCTCGAAGTCTTGCAGCAGGGCGTCGTCAGCGATCCGCAGAGCGTCGCGCGCATCGAGGAGACGATGCTGGCGGAGAGCCGGCGCATGCGCCTCTCGATCGATAAGCTGATCTTGCTCGCGCGCCTCGAGCGGCCGGCCGCGCCGCGTACGGAGCACGTGGACCTCGGCGCGCTGGCTCGACGCGCCGCCGACGAACTGGGCCCACTTGCCGGTCCAGGAAGGATCGTGGTGATCGCGCCGCCGCGAGCCGCGATCGTTGCCGCGGACGAAGCCGAACTCTACGAAGCGATCAAGAACGTTGTCGAAAACGCAGTGCGGTACGCGCCGGCTGCGCCGATCGCGGTGGAGGTGACGGGCAACGCCGACCGGGTTGATCTGAGGGTCAGCGACCGCGGCCCGGGCATGAACGAACAAGACGTCGAACACGCCTTCGATCGTTTCTACCGAGGCAATGCGCGGAGCAGCGGCGAGGGATCGGGGCTTGGCCTTGCGATTGCCAAGCGCGCCGTCGAACGCATTGGCGGTTCCATCGCCATCGAAAGCGCCGTTGACGCCGGGACGCGGGTGAGCATGTCGTTCCCTCTCGGCTGA
- a CDS encoding amino acid racemase, producing the protein MKHIGIVGCSHEGAALCYRTICAMGAQHLGGHAHPEVSLHSYSFGDYVECLEAGNWGGVADLMVGSAEKLAAAGADFLICPDNTIHEVQPEAASRTELPWLHIAEVVRDEALQRGFSRIGLMGTRWLVDGPVYPSAFSAVGLEYLRPDAADRATVNRIILEELVRGEFHLKSADELIGVTEHFEAAGCDAVVLGCTELPLVLDDSNSAVPVLDSTRLLARAAVRRATGETVGASN; encoded by the coding sequence GTGAAGCACATCGGGATCGTCGGCTGTTCGCACGAGGGCGCCGCGCTCTGCTACCGCACGATCTGCGCCATGGGCGCGCAGCACCTCGGCGGACACGCGCATCCGGAAGTCTCCCTGCACTCGTACTCGTTCGGCGACTACGTCGAGTGTCTGGAGGCGGGCAATTGGGGCGGCGTCGCAGACCTCATGGTGGGGTCCGCGGAGAAACTCGCGGCCGCCGGTGCCGATTTCCTGATCTGCCCGGATAACACGATTCACGAAGTGCAGCCGGAGGCGGCGAGCCGAACCGAGCTGCCGTGGCTGCACATCGCCGAAGTCGTGCGCGACGAGGCGCTGCAGCGCGGTTTTTCGCGGATCGGCCTGATGGGGACGCGCTGGCTGGTCGACGGTCCGGTCTATCCCAGCGCCTTTTCGGCCGTCGGCTTGGAGTATCTGCGCCCCGACGCAGCGGATCGCGCGACCGTCAATCGGATCATTCTGGAGGAGCTCGTGCGAGGCGAGTTCCATCTCAAATCGGCCGACGAACTCATCGGTGTGACGGAGCACTTCGAAGCCGCCGGCTGCGACGCGGTCGTGCTCGGGTGCACGGAACTCCCGCTCGTGCTCGACGACTCGAATTCCGCCGTGCCGGTGCTCGACTCGACGAGGCTTCTCGCGCGGGCGGCCGTGCGGCGCGCCACCGGCGAAACGGTTGGCGCTTCGAATTAA
- a CDS encoding ABC transporter ATP-binding protein has product MNAVVEVNGLRKEYALGGERVHALRGVDLRLEPGEFVAVMGPSGSGKSTFMHVVGLLDTPTAGTYRFEGTDVSGLGADERADIRGSRLGFVFQAYNLLPRTSAIENVELPMVYAGAHEAERRRIATAKLELVGIAQLAGHHPNQMSGGQQQRVAIARSLVNNPGLILADEPTGALDTKSSQDVMRLFSHLNAEQGITIMLVTHEPEVAAYARRIVTFRDGLITSDEVNERQAA; this is encoded by the coding sequence ATGAACGCCGTCGTCGAAGTCAACGGTCTGCGCAAGGAATACGCACTCGGCGGCGAGCGGGTGCACGCACTGCGGGGCGTCGATCTGCGTCTCGAGCCCGGCGAGTTCGTCGCCGTCATGGGGCCTTCGGGCTCGGGAAAGTCGACCTTCATGCACGTTGTCGGGCTTCTCGACACGCCGACGGCAGGCACGTACCGCTTCGAAGGCACCGACGTCTCGGGCCTCGGGGCCGACGAGCGCGCCGATATCCGCGGCAGCCGCCTGGGCTTCGTTTTTCAAGCGTACAACCTGCTGCCGCGCACGAGTGCCATCGAGAACGTGGAGCTGCCGATGGTCTACGCCGGCGCCCACGAAGCCGAGCGCCGCCGTATCGCGACGGCTAAACTGGAACTCGTTGGCATCGCGCAGCTGGCCGGCCATCATCCCAATCAGATGTCCGGCGGCCAGCAGCAGCGGGTCGCCATCGCGCGTTCGCTGGTCAACAATCCCGGGCTGATCCTCGCCGACGAACCGACGGGGGCGCTCGATACGAAGAGCTCGCAAGATGTGATGCGGCTCTTCTCGCACCTCAATGCGGAGCAAGGAATCACGATCATGCTCGTGACGCACGAACCCGAGGTCGCCGCTTATGCGCGCCGCATCGTCACCTTCCGCGACGGCCTCATCACCAGCGACGAAGTAAACGAAAGGCAAGCGGCATGA
- a CDS encoding cupin domain-containing protein: MHEALPANFHNNEDVKYGMLRLVDIPAEVAANAPWFNQTLTTVNDAVIRLGIFEGDFPWHKHIEQDEFFLVLDGEFTLDIEGHDSVVLQRHQGFTIPKGTIHRPRSPHKSVVLMVESLGIVATGDAA, translated from the coding sequence GTGCACGAAGCGTTGCCCGCGAACTTTCACAATAACGAAGACGTCAAGTACGGAATGCTGCGCCTGGTCGATATCCCGGCCGAGGTTGCCGCCAACGCGCCCTGGTTCAATCAGACGCTGACGACGGTCAACGACGCGGTCATCCGTTTGGGAATCTTCGAAGGTGATTTTCCGTGGCACAAGCATATCGAGCAAGACGAGTTCTTCCTCGTGCTCGACGGCGAGTTTACGCTCGATATCGAAGGGCACGACTCGGTCGTGCTGCAGCGGCACCAAGGCTTCACCATCCCCAAAGGCACGATCCACCGGCCGCGCTCGCCGCACAAGTCGGTCGTGCTGATGGTGGAGTCGCTGGGCATCGTGGCAACGGGAGACGCGGCGTGA